One part of the Scatophagus argus isolate fScaArg1 chromosome 12, fScaArg1.pri, whole genome shotgun sequence genome encodes these proteins:
- the si:ch211-168f7.5 gene encoding mucin-5AC isoform X1 has protein sequence MAVRRGCVNSLWSGTERVRIGERLKATLAGVLELELLRCKHLEMVDAALQDRACAAASAKEPLAAKEGSGTTESVASDTEHGSATSRRQQAPSPSDIVILPCQSSPEDCGSNAGDGTVHSSSGRGGNSRWSTLSWDAPSDLLSPPTPDSSGTVPLDSDSRPSSGFYSVSGSSLSDSCYSVSSEVAQGGSAPLTRPLKLWEQVPLSVDNTDILWSEGVVQQPALQNRQEEGEPTEETPVSVQSDLEATGLNFLSDLCSGLNDSLISALLLLLDPTSSSSTSSLHPNPQLEPRYCTDLVSRRTKEVYSYPSPLHAVALQSPLFTSQSQEHSTSPSPESVQLDEPPESNADPTLSLRSQEPAALASFTQLEQYITRLARRYHSRVMSSASDLNVAATPGPIMKRGLCTPGKSHGSTQSLSAFENRNTLSITPCKSLLGNSARVSLSTTGKKATRNSINLGNLPSATGEDLNINLHLNLNLNLTPGLNSSQGLADNPKNGSCGALRSDFAAASATSFSSAIPTPALRTRPRISTCPSNLSHRSSLEVTSGSGPSSGFGSSAFCRSLDWSSGPPPETAPSVLGANSGSAPSSQRSSLIQESSSSPKLSEDSPMVGEISRLSGLSRAVVVGLMEQGVELDIDCFQTDTAGEVRGHSKAHLTAQTDQSRDCTRITDLTPQRPIQLSLSVTHSPQSQTSLTPPLSHSNSPIHPYQSIHIPSPHYSSHCHYQQIPSPSDLPSSTASSPASRPTPRGHSPPRPLQPSPLGATPLSVFRRDAPFQCSLPRNNTRSSPSEHTGIQPRGGSLRQSGGGSGSGGGGWKRVEREGLYRGKHASHKLIRAATVSSYAKREDYSSVWGEEREQSAAQTPRKTSHKLWKGFEGRLWGKETESEKEEMDRAEYGYGWRRNSIGSWRREHRRLKASSSSNDKRPKVESSPIFSRKRGKEEGERRSSSLRLSRRALFRSESQGLLVPRNHREEPTKRAHWVSSVDVGQGGLYISKEEEVRLLRAKEEDKRLSSTASLFNLSRSQSLEGSCHSLSPLSSPSFSPSPPPRMPLQRSRSLRDLGRRVFGSMRSLSLKRKPSKK, from the exons gCTCCGTCTCCCTCGGATATAGTGATATTGCCCTGTCAGAGCAGCCCAGAGGACTGTGGCAGTAATGCAGGGGATGGGACGGTCCACTCCTCATCTGGCAGGGGAGGTAACTCACGCTGGTCAACTCTGTCCTGGGATGCCCCCTCTGACCTGCTCTCTCCCCCAACACCGGACTCTAGTGGTACTGTCCCTCTGGATAGTGACTCCAGACCTAGTTCAG GTTTTTATTCGGTGAGTGGGAGCTCTCTTTCGGACTCTTGCTACTCTGTGTCCAGTGAAGTTGCTCAGGGAGGATCGGCGCCACTGACCAGACCCCTGAAGCTGTGGGAGCAGGTTCCTCTGTCTGTTGACAACACTGACATCCTGTGGTCAGAAGGTGTAGTGCAGCAGCCTGCACTGcagaacagacaggaagagggtgAACCAACAGAAGAGACACCAGTGTCAG TCCAAAGTGACCTTGAAGCAACTGGGCTGAACTTTCTGTCTGACCTCTGCTCTGGACTCAATGACTCCCTGATTTCTGCACTGCTCCTGCTTCTTGAccccacttcctcttcctccacctcctcccttcatccAAATCCTCAGCTAGAGCCTCGCTACTGCACAGACCTGGTGTCCCGTCGGACCAAAGAGGTGTATTCCTACCCCAGCCCGTTGCATGCCGTTGCCCTCCAGAGCCCCCTCTTCACCTCCCAGAGCCAGGAGCACTCAACCTCTCCAAGCCCTGAATCGGTCCAACTAGATGAACCACCAGAGTCCAACGCTGATCCAACTCTGTCTCTCCGGTCTCAAGAGCCTGCTGCCCTGGCTTCCTTCACCCAGCTAGAGCAGTACATCACTCGACTGGCTCGCAGGTATCACAGTCGAGTAATGTCCTCTGCCTCCGATCTCAATGTAGCTGCCACACCTGGTCCAATCATGAAGAGAGGCCTTTGTACCCCCGGCAAAAGTCATGGTTCCACCCAGTCCCTTTCTGCCTTTGAAAATCGCAATACTCTTAGCATCACCCCCTGCAAGTCACTACTGGGAAACTCAGCCAGAGTCAGCCTTAGCACTACTGGGAAAAAAGCCACGAGGAATTCAATCAACCTGGGTAATCTTCCTTCAGCAACTGGAGAGGATTTGAATATAAATCTGCATCTGAATCTCAACTTGAACCTGACACCTGGTTTAAATTCTAGCCAGGGACTGGCTGACAATCCCAAAAATGGCAGTTGTGGAGCTTTGAGGAGCgattttgctgctgcttctgctacATCATTCTCCTCTGCTATACCCACCCCAGCACTTAGGACTCGTCCCCGCATTTCAACATGTCCAAGCAACCTCAGCCACCGCAGTTCCCTGGAGGTCACCTCAGGGTCTGGACCCAGTTCTGGATTTGGGTCATCTGCTTTCTGTCGCTCATTAGACTGGAGCAGCGGTCCTCCACCTGAGACTGCACCGTCAGTGTTAGGTGCAAATTCTGGATCGGCTCCTAGTTCTCAGCGCAGCAGCTTGATCCAAGAGTCGAGCTCCAGTCCCAAGTTAAGCGAAGATTCCCCCATGGTGGGGGAGATCTCCCGCCTCTCTGGCCTCTCTAGGGCTGTTGTGGTTGGACTGATGGAACAAGGTGTGGAGTTAGATATTGACTGCTTCCAAACAGATACAGCAGGGGAGGTGAGGGGTCATAGTAAAGCTCACCTGACAGCCCAGACTGATCAATCACGTGACTGTACTAGAATAACTGACCTGACTCCCCAGAGACCAATCCAGCTGTCTCTCAGTGTCACCCATTCTCCACAGTCTCAGACCAGCCTTACCCCTCCTCTTTCACACTCCAACAGCCCCATACATCCCTATCAGTCCATCCATATTCCGTCTCCTCACTACTCCTCACACTGTCACTACCAGCAGATCCCTTCCCCATCCGACCTTCCCTCTTCCACAGCCTCTTCCCCTGCTTCCCGCCCTACCCCCAGGGGCCACTCCCCTCCTCGGCCTCTTCAGCCATCCCCTTTAGGTGCCACACCGCTCTCTGTTTTCCGACGGGATGCACCCTTCCAATGCTCCCTGCCTCGCAACAATACAAGAAGCTCTCCTTCGGAGCATACTGGTATCCAACCAAGGGGTGGATCACTTCGACAAAGTGGGGGGGGAAGTGGCAGTGGCGGTGGTGGATGGAAGAGGGTGGAAAGGGAGGGGCTTTATAGAGGAAAGCACGCCTCCCACAAATTGATCAGGGCAGCCACAGTGAGCAGCTATGCCAAGAGAGAGGACTATAGTTCTGTTTGGGGTGAGGAGCGGGAGCAATCAGCAGCCCAGACACCCAGGAAAACCTCTCACAAACTCTGGAAGGGATTTGAGGGACGCCTTTGGGGCAAAGAGACTGAAAGCGaaaaggaggagatggacagagcTGAGTATGGCTATGGTTGGAGGAGAAACAGCATTGGAAGCTGGAGGAGGGAGCATCGAAGGCTGAAGGCTTCATCCAGCAGCAATGACAAGAGGCCAAAAGTAGAGAGCTCCCCCATCTTCTCAAGGAAGAGGGGCAAAGAAGAAGGTGAGAGGCGCAGTTCCAGCCTCAGGCTTTCAAGGAGAGCTTTATTCAGGAGTGAGTCCCAAGGTTTGCTGGTGCCTCGTAACCACAGAGAGGAGCCTACAAAACGGGCACACTGGGTCTCCTCAGTAGATGTGGGGCAAGGTGGTTTGTACATcagcaaagaggaagaggtCAGACTGCtgagagcaaaggaggaagacAAACGCCTGTCATCCACTGCTAGTCTCTTTAACTTGTCTCGTTCTCAGAGCCTGGAAGGCAGCTGCCattccctctcccctctctcctctccttccttctctccatccCCTCCTCCACGGATGCCCCTCCAGCGGTCTCGATCACTGAGGGACTTGGGGAGGAGAGTGTTTGGCTCCATGAGGTCCCTGAGTCTGAAACGGAAGCCATCCAAGAAGTGA
- the ttc9c gene encoding tetratricopeptide repeat protein 9C isoform X1: MQEMEAGGEESLDEQGAAAAAAEPSFSGQTSTKPVWALLEEAAQMKTEGNAFYREKNIRSAIGRYHRALLVLRGLDSDVMTSVKRFRPETPALTPQQESMLRNTQVDCYNNLAACLLQKQNVDYARVREYSLRVLQWRPGDVKALYRAGVATLEMGDAQTAKQYLTQACSEQPNDASVRKHLQRAEEKLNQELQKERAMYRGMFSSSLKSSSGEESNQTSTAGERV, translated from the exons AAATggaggctggaggagaggagagtctGGATGAGCAGggagcagcagcggcagcagcagaaCCAAGCTTTTCTGGCCAAACTTCCACAAAGCCGGTTTGGGCTTTGCTGGAGGAAGCAGcccaaatgaaaacagaagggAACGCTTTCTACCGGGAAAAGAACATTCGCTCAGCAATTGGGCGCTATCACCGTGCTCTGCTGGTCCTCAGAGGCCTCGACTCTGATGTGATGACATCAGTGAAACGATTCAGACCTGAGACACCTGCCCTCACACCCCAACAGGAGTCCatgctgagaaacacacaagTTGACTGCTACAACAACTTAGCTG CCTGTTTGCTGCAGAAACAGAATGTCGACTATGCTCGTGTGCGTGAGTACAGCTTGCGTGTACTACAGTGGAGACCAGGTGATGTCAAAGCACTGTACAGGGCAGGAGTAGCCACTCTGGAGATGGGAGATgcacaaacagccaaacagtaTCTCACCCAGGCCTGCAGTGAGCAGCCTAATG atgcCAGTGTGAGGAAGCACCTACAAAGGgctgaagagaaactgaatcAGGAGTTGCAGAAAGAGAGGGCCATGTACCGAGGCATGTTTTCCTCCAGCTTGAAAAGCAGCTCTGGAGAAGAGAGTAACCAAACCAGCACAGCTGGTGAGAGAGTTTAG